A genomic segment from Astyanax mexicanus isolate ESR-SI-001 unplaced genomic scaffold, AstMex3_surface scaffold_31, whole genome shotgun sequence encodes:
- the LOC125788905 gene encoding zinc finger protein OZF-like isoform X2: protein MVSKSSDSQKTTPASTGNETTNRTKQTSQVKKKESHQCPECGKNLTTKTGLRIHRRIHTGEKPYQCSECGISFKAQSSLQVHKRLHTGEKPYECSDCGKSFNTKGNLNLHERVHTGEKPYKCSECGKCFRVQSSLDEHQYVHTGVKPYQCLKCDKSFPRLNSLLDHERIHTGEKPFQCTECGKSFTVKSHLKQHMTVHTGEKPYQCSECKKSFARLSRLQQHQLIHTGEKPYQCSECKKSFARLRSLQIHQRIHTGEKPFHCSVCGQSFRAQSNLISHRSTHTQLRPHECSDCGKYFKEVRALKIHKRIHTGEKPLNCTLCGKSFTTHSNLISHKLIHTDEKPFQCSLCEKAFSNSKALKIHKRIHTGEKPYHCSHCDKSFLRRRGLQSHQYIHKEIKPHQCTQCEKSFIRKRCLQRHQHSHTGERPYHCTECEKTFTAEFLLVLHQRRIHAKEKKYHCEECAKSFTNKKIFKNHQRLHIKEKKYRCSECGKSCTNVRNLQKHQSLHAREKRMHRCSECGESFTVKRNLLKHQRLHTAAESQESSSPSNESSAEEWDEDRSD from the coding sequence ATGGTGTCTAAAAGCTCAGATTCTCAGAAAACAACCCCTGCTTCCACTGGTAATGAAACAACTAACAGGACGAAACAAACGAGTCAAGTGAAAAAGAAGGAATCACATCAGTGCCCTGAATGCGGGAAGAATTTAACTACAAAGACTGGTCTCAGAATACACCGGcggattcacactggagagaaaccgtatcagtgctctgaGTGCGGTATAAGTTTTAAAGCACAGAGTTCCCTTCAAGTACACAAGCgccttcacactggagagaaaccgtatgagtgctcagactgcgggaagagcttCAATACCAAGGGTAATCTAAACTTACAcgagcgcgttcacactggagagaaaccatataagtgctcagagtgtggaaagtgtTTTAGAGTACAGAGCAGTCTGGATGAACACCAGTACGTTCACACTGGagtgaaaccgtatcagtgccTAAAGTGTGACAAGAGCTTTCCTAGATTAAATAGTCTTTTAGATCATGagcgtattcacactggagagaaaccgtttcagtgcacagagtgtgggaagagctttactgTAAAAAGCCATCTTAAACAACACATGActgttcacacaggagagaaaccgtatcagtgttcagagtgcAAGAAGAGCTTTGCTAGGCTAAGCAGACTCCAACAACatcagctcattcacactggagagaaaccgtatcagtgttcagagtgcAAGAAGAGCTTCGCTAGGCTACGCAGTCtccaaatacatcagcgcattcacactggagagaaaccgtttcactgctcagtgtgtggaCAGAGTTTTAGGGCACAGAGTAATCTAATATCACACCGAAGTACTCACACACAGTTGAGACCTCACGAGTGCtcggattgtgggaaatattttaaagaagtGCGAGCTCTTAAAATAcacaagcgcattcacactggagagaaacctttAAACTGCACGTTGTGCGGAAAGAGTTTTACCACGCATTCTAATCTGATATCACACAAGCTCATTCACACTGATGAGAAACCGTTTCAGTGCTCGCTGTGCGAGAAGGCTTTTTCTAACAGCAAAGCTCTTAAAATACACAAACGTATTCACACTGGGGAGAAGCCGTATCACTGCTCACATTGTGACAAGAGTTTTTTGAGGCGGCGTGGTCTACAATCTCACCAGTACATTCATAAAGAAATCAAACCGCATCAGTGCACACAGTGTGAAAAGAGTTTTATAAGAAAGCGTTGTCTCCAAAGACACCAGCACTCGCACACTGGAGAGAGGCCTTATCACTGCACGGAGTGCGAGAAGACGTTTACTGCAGAGTTTCTCCTTGTACTGCACCAGCGGCGCATTCACGCCAAAGAGAAAAAATATCACTGCGAAGAGTGCGCCAAGAGTTTTACGAATAAGAAGATtttcaaaaaccaccagcgcctTCATATCAAAGAGAAGAAGTATCGGTGCTCGGAGTGTGGGAAGAGCTGTACAAATGTGAGgaatctccaaaaacaccagagCCTTCATGCCAGAGAAAAAAGAATGCATCGGTGCTCAGAGTGTGGAGAGAGTTTTACAGTTAAGAGGAATCTTCTAAAACACCAGCGCCTTCATACTGCCGCAGAGAGCCAGGAAAGTTCATCACCATCAAACGAGAG
- the LOC125788905 gene encoding zinc finger protein OZF-like isoform X1 codes for MVSKSSDSQKTTPASTGNETTNRTKQTSQVKKKESHQCPECGKNLTTKTGLRIHRRIHTGEKPYQCSECGISFKAQSSLQVHKRLHTGEKPYECSDCGKSFNTKGNLNLHERVHTGEKPYKCSECGKCFRVQSSLDEHQYVHTGVKPYQCLKCDKSFPRLNSLLDHERIHTGEKPFQCTECGKSFTVKSHLKQHMTVHTGEKPYQCSECKKSFARLSRLQQHQLIHTGEKPYQCSECKKSFARLRSLQIHQRIHTGEKPFHCSVCGQSFRAQSNLISHRSTHTQLRPHECSDCGKYFKEVRALKIHKRIHTGEKPLNCTLCGKSFTTHSNLISHKLIHTDEKPFQCSLCEKAFSNSKALKIHKRIHTGEKPYHCSHCDKSFLRRRGLQSHQYIHKEIKPHQCTQCEKSFIRKRCLQRHQHSHTGERPYHCTECEKTFTAEFLLVLHQRRIHAKEKKYHCEECAKSFTNKKIFKNHQRLHIKEKKYRCSECGKSCTNVRNLQKHQSLHAREKRMHRCSECGESFTVKRNLLKHQRLHTAAESQESSSPSNESSAEEWDEDRSD; via the exons ATGGTGTCTAAAAGCTCAGATTCTCAGAAAACAACCCCTGCTTCCACTGGTAATGAAACAACTAACAGGACGAAACAAACGAGTCAAGTGAAAAAGAAGGAATCACATCAGTGCCCTGAATGCGGGAAGAATTTAACTACAAAGACTGGTCTCAGAATACACCGGcggattcacactggagagaaaccgtatcagtgctctgaGTGCGGTATAAGTTTTAAAGCACAGAGTTCCCTTCAAGTACACAAGCgccttcacactggagagaaaccgtatgagtgctcagactgcgggaagagcttCAATACCAAGGGTAATCTAAACTTACAcgagcgcgttcacactggagagaaaccatataagtgctcagagtgtggaaagtgtTTTAGAGTACAGAGCAGTCTGGATGAACACCAGTACGTTCACACTGGagtgaaaccgtatcagtgccTAAAGTGTGACAAGAGCTTTCCTAGATTAAATAGTCTTTTAGATCATGagcgtattcacactggagagaaaccgtttcagtgcacagagtgtgggaagagctttactgTAAAAAGCCATCTTAAACAACACATGActgttcacacaggagagaaaccgtatcagtgttcagagtgcAAGAAGAGCTTTGCTAGGCTAAGCAGACTCCAACAACatcagctcattcacactggagagaaaccgtatcagtgttcagagtgcAAGAAGAGCTTCGCTAGGCTACGCAGTCtccaaatacatcagcgcattcacactggagagaaaccgtttcactgctcagtgtgtggaCAGAGTTTTAGGGCACAGAGTAATCTAATATCACACCGAAGTACTCACACACAGTTGAGACCTCACGAGTGCtcggattgtgggaaatattttaaagaagtGCGAGCTCTTAAAATAcacaagcgcattcacactggagagaaacctttAAACTGCACGTTGTGCGGAAAGAGTTTTACCACGCATTCTAATCTGATATCACACAAGCTCATTCACACTGATGAGAAACCGTTTCAGTGCTCGCTGTGCGAGAAGGCTTTTTCTAACAGCAAAGCTCTTAAAATACACAAACGTATTCACACTGGGGAGAAGCCGTATCACTGCTCACATTGTGACAAGAGTTTTTTGAGGCGGCGTGGTCTACAATCTCACCAGTACATTCATAAAGAAATCAAACCGCATCAGTGCACACAGTGTGAAAAGAGTTTTATAAGAAAGCGTTGTCTCCAAAGACACCAGCACTCGCACACTGGAGAGAGGCCTTATCACTGCACGGAGTGCGAGAAGACGTTTACTGCAGAGTTTCTCCTTGTACTGCACCAGCGGCGCATTCACGCCAAAGAGAAAAAATATCACTGCGAAGAGTGCGCCAAGAGTTTTACGAATAAGAAGATtttcaaaaaccaccagcgcctTCATATCAAAGAGAAGAAGTATCGGTGCTCGGAGTGTGGGAAGAGCTGTACAAATGTGAGgaatctccaaaaacaccagagCCTTCATGCCAGAGAAAAAAGAATGCATCGGTGCTCAGAGTGTGGAGAGAGTTTTACAGTTAAGAGGAATCTTCTAAAACACCAGCGCCTTCATACTGCCGCAGAGAGCCAGGAAAGTTCATCACCATCAAACGAGAG TTCTGCAGAGGAGTGGGACGAAGACAGATCTGACTAA